The following nucleotide sequence is from Nocardioides eburneiflavus.
CGGGCTGGCGGAGGGTCACCGACGCGGTCCACGAGGCGGGCGGGCTCATCGCCGCGCAGCTGTGGCACGTCGGCCGGGTCTCGCACGAGTCCTTCCACGACGGCGCACTGCCCGTCTCGGCGAGCGCCGGCCCGTACCGCAACCGCACCACCGTCCGGGGCGAGGACGGGCGGCCGACCCGGGTCGCGTGCCCCGTGCCCCGCCCGCTCGACCTCGACGAGATCCCGCGCGTGGTCGAGGACTACCGCCGTGCCACGCTCAACGCCCGCGAGGCCGGCTTCGACCTCGTCGAGATCCACGGCGCGCACGGCTACCTCCTGCACCAGTTCCTCGCCGCGGACAGCAACCTCCGCGTCGACGCGTACGGCGGGCCGCTGGAGAACCGCGCGCGGCTCATGCTCGAGGTCACCGACGCGGTGGTCGACGCCTGGTCCGCGGACCGGGTGGCCGTACGGATCTCGCCGATCGGGTCGTTCAACGGCACCGAGGACCCCGAGGGCGCGGAGGCCGGCCTGTACGTCGCCCGCGAGCTCGGGCGCCGCGGCCTCGCGTTCCTGCACCTGTCCGAGCCCGACTGGGCCGGCGGGCCCGAGCTCGACGACGACTACCGCCGGGCCCTGCGCGAGGCGCACCCCGGCCCGATCGTGGGCGCCGGCAACTACGACCTCGCCAAGGCCCAGCGACTCCTCGACGCGGGCCTGGTCGACGCCGCCGCCTTCGGCCGGTCGTTCATCGCCAACCCCGACCTGCCGCGCCGGCTGGCCGAGGGACTGCCCCTCAACCCGCCCCGCCCGGAGTCCTTCTACGGCGGGGACGCCGAGGGCTACACCGACTACCCGGAGCACGGCGCGGCCTGAGGCGTGGGGCGGGGCGGGCGTCCTCGTTATTGCGTCGTCCCGACCGGTCCCGAGCGCCTAGGCTCCTCGGTGACATGCAGGACTTCCCACCCCGGACCGCGACGTTCTTCTCGGGTCAAGACGACGCCCCCTCCCCGGACCCCGACACCCGGACCCCTGCCGCGTTCCTGAGGTGGGTGCTCGGCCAGCAGAAGGCGCTGATCGCGCTGTCCTCGCTCTGCTACGCGCTGTGGTTCCTGCCGATGACCCTCGGCCCGTGGATCTTCGGTCGCGCCGTCGACGACGGCATCGTGGGCGGCTCGACGGCGGCCCTGCTCGCCTGGGCCGCACTCTTGCTCGGGGTCGTCGTGGTCGGTGCCGTCTTCGGCATCGTGTCGCACACGCTGGTGGTGCGCACGTGGCTCGTCGGCCTCTACGGCGCGCTCGAGATGGTCACCCGCAAGGTCGTGCAGATGGGGCACGTGCTGCCCCGCCGCTCGCCGACCGGCGAGGTGCTCAGCGTGGCCTCGAGCGACTCCGACGAGTTCGGCGCGCTCACCGAGATCCTGGCCCGCAGTGTCGGCCAGCTCGTCTCCTACCTGACCGTCGCCTTCATCGTGCTGACCATGTCGTGGCAGCTCGGCCTGCTCACGCTGGTCGCCGCCCCCGTGCTCGTCGGCGCCGCGCTGCCGCTGCTCCGGCCGCTGCACCGCCGCCAGCAGCTCGAGCGCTCGCGCACCTCCGATCTCACCTCGCTGGCCACCGACATCGTCGCCGGCCTGCGGATCCTGCGCGGCATCGGCGGCGAGCAGACCTTCGGCGCCAACTACGACCGCCAGTCGCAGTCGGCGAAGCAGGCCGGCGTCGCAGCCGGCATCTGGCAGGCCGTCGTCGAGGCGGTCGGCGTGCTGCTCTCCGGCGTCTTCCTCGTCGCGCTGGTCTGGCTGGGCACCCGTCAGGTCGAGGCCGGCACCCTCACCGTCGGCCAGCTCATCACGTTCCTCGGCTACGGCCTGTTCATGGTCGGGCCGATCCGTACGTTCTTCGAGTTCGCCCAGAAGGGCGTGCGCTCGATGGTGAGCGCCCGCAAGGCCATCGCGATCTTCGAGCAGCGGCCGCCGTGGCGCGGCCCGGCGGACCCCGTCGCCCTCGACGGCACCGCCGCCCTCCACGACGCGGCCAGCGGCCTGACGGTGCAGCCCGGCATCCTCACGGTCGTCGTCAGCGCGGTCCCCGAGCAGAGCTCGGCGCTGGCCGACCGGCTCGGGCGCTACCTGCCCGCCGACACCGAGCCCGTCCCGGAGGACGGCGAGGACGGCACGCGGGGCCGCGCCGCCCGACGCGCCCGCGCCGAGAAGGCCCGCGAGCGCGCCCGGATCGCCGCCCTCGACGAGGAGCGCGCCGGGCGCGACTGGGGCGTCGCCCTCGGCGGCGTCGACCTGGCCCGTGCGGACCTGGCCGACGTACGCCGCCAGGTGCTGGTCAGCGACACCGGCAGCCAGCTGTTCGCCGGGACCCTCCAGGACGCCATCGACCCGCACGGCCGGCTCAGCCGCGAGCAGGCCGAGCACGCCCTGCGCGTCGCCAACGCCGAGGACGTCTACGACGCGCTGCCCGAGGGGTGGCAGGGCCAGCTCGACGAGCGAGGCCGCGGACTCTCCGGCGGCCAGCGCCAGCGGGTGGTCCTCGCCCGGGCGATCGCCGCGGACCCTCCGGTCCTGGTGCTCGTGGAGCCCACCTCGGCCGTCGACGCCCACACCGAGGCCCGGGTCGCCGAGCGGGTCGCCGAGACCCGCCGGGGCCGCACGACGGTGGTCACGACCGTCTCGCCCCTGTGGCTGCACCACGCCGACCGCGTCGTGCTGCTGCACGACGGCACGGTCGTGGCCGAGGGCCGGCACGCCGACCTGCTCGAGGTCGACGACTACCGCCGCGTGGTCGCCCGCGCCCTCGACGAGGAGGAGGCCGCCCGATGAGCACCAGCCACGACCTCCTCGCCACGTCGGCCGCCACCTGGCGCGACCGGGCCGAGGACCCGCCCGCCATCCCGCACGAGCTGCGCCCGCCGCAGGGTGTCGGCGCGCGGGAGCGCCACCGGGCGCTGTGGCAGCGCCACGCCCTGCGCCGCCAGCGCGCCGAGGACGTCTACGCCGCCTCCCGCAACCCCGCGCGCGGCTGGCCGGTGTCGGGCAACAGGGCGGTGCTCGCCTTCTTCGGCGACCTGGTGCGCAGCCGCAAGCGGTCGTTCGCCCTGCTCGTCGCCCTCAACGCGCTCGCCGCCGGCTCCGCGCTGGTGGTGCCGCGGCTGCTCGGCGAGCTGGTGAACCGCGTCCAGACGCAGGGCGCGGCCGTCGAGGGCCTCGACACGCTGGCGCTCGTCGTCGTCGGCGTGGTCCTGCTCCAGGCGCTCTTCACCTTCGGTGCCCAGCGCACCTCCACGCACTTCGGCCAGGACCTCCTCGCCTCGGCCCGCGAGTACATCGTCGGCACGATCCTGCGGCTGCCGGTCGGCCGGGTGGAGGGCGCGAGCACCGGCGACCTGGTCACCCGCGTCACCCGCGACGTCGGCACCATGGCCCGCAGCGTGCAGTGGGGCGTACCCCGCCTGCTGATCTCGCTCCTGACGGTCGTGCTGTCCGTGGTGGCGATGCTGCTCAACTCCCTCGTGCTCGCGGTGCCGGCGCTCGTGGTGTTCGCCCTGTGCGCGCCGGCGGTCCGCACCTACCTCACGCGCGCCCCCAAGGCGTACATCACCGAGGGTGCGACCTACTCGCGGATCAACACCACCCTCACCGAGACCGTCGAGGGTGCCCGCACCGTCGAGGCGCTCGGGCTCTCGGCCGCGCGGGTGCGCGCCGGCTCCGACGACATCGAGGTCTCTGCGCAGGCCGAGCGCTACGGCATGACGCTGCGCAACGTGCTCTTCGCCGCCCTCAACGGCGCCTTCCAGGTCCCGCAGGTGGTCACGCTGCTGGTGGGCGCGTACGCCTACAGCCGCGGGTGGGTCGACCTCGGGCAGATCACCGCCGCGATGCTCTACGTCGTGGCGCTGGGCGAGCCCCTCGACGCCGTCATCGGCGAGGTCGACCGGCTCCAGGTCGGGGCCGCCTCGACCAGCCGCCTGCTCGGCATCGCGGAGGTGCCGCCCGACCGCGAGCCCGGCGACCGGCTCCCCGACGGCGTCGAGCTGGTGGGCGAGGACCTGCGCTTCGCCTACCGGGAGGGCCACGACGTGCTGCACGGCGTCGACCTGCGGCTGCGTACGGGCGAGCGGCTGGCGGTGGTCGGGCCGAGCGGCTCGGGCAAGTCGACGCTCGGCCGGCTGCTGTCGGGCATCAACCGCCCCCGCACCGGGTCGGCCCGGGTCGGCGGCGTCGACCTGGTCGACCTCCCGCTCGAGGTGCTGCGCACGGAGGTCGCGCTGGTCACCCAGGAGCACCACGTCTTCATCGGCACGGTGCGCGACAACATCGTGCTCGCGCGCGAGGACTCCTCGGACGACGCCGTGCGCGAGGCGCTGCGCGCGGTCGGCTCCCTCGCCTGGGTCGAGCGGCTCCCCGACGGCCTCGACACCATGATCGGGTCCGGGCGCTTCGCCCTCACCCCGGCGCAGGCGCAGCAGGTGGCACTCGCCCGGCTGATCATCGCCGACCCTCACACGCTCGTGCTCGACGAGGCCACGTCGCTGATCGACCCCCGCACCGCGCGCACGCTCGAGGGCTCGATGAACAACCTGCTCGAGGGGCGGACCGTCGTCGCGATCGCCCACCGCCTCCACACCGCCCACGACGCCGACCGCATCGCGGTGGTGATGGACGGGCTCGTGGTCGAGCTCGGCAGCCACGACGAGCTGCTCGAGGTCGACGGGGAGTACGCCGCGCTCTGGCGGGCCTGGACCTCCTGAGGGCTCCGGGTGGCTGGCGACGGCAGCGGGTGGACAGACCCGGTCAGGCCGGGACCGACGTGCGCGAGATGTGCTGGTGCCAGCCCCAGCACGCCCAGCCGAGGAGCACGCACACGGCGGCGGCGACGGCGAAGCCGAGGACGGAGCGGCCGGCGTACGGGGCGAGCACGGCCGCGCTGACCGCGTTGAACACCAGCGTGACGAACGACGACGCCGACATGACCGCACCTCGACGGGTGGGGACGAGGTCGAGCATCAGCAGCTGGATGTTGGGGAAGGCCAGGCCGTTGCCGAAGGCGACCAGCGCGATGCCGGTCGCCGCCCACGGCAGCACCTCGCCGGCGGGGGTCAGCGCCACGACGACGCCGAGGAGCGCGCCGGCGGCGCTGGCGGCGTACCCGGCGGACACCAGCTGGGAGCTGGTCACGAGCCGGCCGAGGCGACCGCTCAGGACCGAGCCGACCACCATCGCCCCGATCATCGGCAGGAAGAGCTTCCAGAAGTCCAGCTCGCCCTCGCCGAGCAGGTCGACGACGAAGATCGCGGCGCCGCCGATGTAGAGGAACTGGGCGCCGAAGACGAGCGTGCCGGCCCAGGCCATCCGGTGGAAGGCGGGCACGACGACGACGGCGGCGAGGCCCGCGACGATCTCGCCGACCCGGAGCGGGACGCGGCGCTCGGGCGGGTGGCTCTCCGGCAGCAGCGCGAGCGTGCCGGCCAGGAGGACCACCGCGAGCGCCGCCATGAACCAGAAGACCGTCTCCCAGGGACCGACCTGCACCAGCAGCCCGCCGACGACCGGGGCGATCGCCGGGGCCAGCCCGAAGATCACGGCAACCTGGCTCATCAGGCGTTGCGCCTCGGCGCCGTCGAACAGGTCGCGGATGATCGTGCGGCTCACGATCGTCGAGCCGCCGGCCGCCAGCCCCTGCACCACGCGCCCGACGAGCAGCCACTCGAGGGTCGGCGCGAACGCGCACGCAGCGGAGGCGACGGCGTACGCCGCCAGCGACCAGACGATCACCGGCTTGCGGCCGACCGCGTCGGACAACGGTCCGTGGAAGACGCTCATCGCCGCGAACGCCAGCATGTAGGCCGTCACCACGAGCTGCAGCTCCCCGGCGGAGACGTCGAGGGCGTCGCCCATCTGCGAGAACGCGGGGAACGGGGTGTCGATGCTGAACGGGCCGATCATGGACAGCAGCGCCAGCACGAACGGGACCAGCGCCAGGGTGCCGCGGGCCGGGCGGGTCCCCGGCGCGCTGGTCATGCGTCGAGGCTACGGTCCGGGTCGGTCGCGGCACTGATGGGGCCGCGGCAGCGGCGCGCTCAGCTGTTGCTGAAGACCGCCGGGCCGCCGTCCTCGTCCGAGGCGGGTCCCGACGGGTTGGGACCGCGTCCGGCCCAGGTCCAGGCGTACGCCGGGTCCTCCACGGCGAGGCCGCCCTCGCCCAGCTCGAGTGGGGCGAAGGTGTCGACCATGACGGCGGACTCCTCGAAGTACTGCACGCCGAGCGACGCCTCGATCGCACTCGGCTGCGGGCCGTGGGCGTGGCCGCCGGGGTGCAGGCTGATCGAGCCGATCCCGATGCCGGAGCCCTTGCGCGCCTCGTAGTCGCCGCCGACGTAGAACATGACCTCGTCGGAGTCGACGTTGGAGTGGTAGTAGGGCACGGGGATCGCGAGCTCGTGGTAGTCGACCTTGCGGGGCAGGAAGTTGCAGATCACGAAGTTCCAGCCCTCGAAGACCTGGTGCACCGGGGGCGGCTGGTGGACCTTGCCGGTGATCGGCATGTAGTCCTCGATGTTGAACGTGTAGGGGTAGAGGCAGCCGTCCCAGCCGACCACGTCGAACGGATGGGTGGCGTAGGTCAGCCGGGTGCCGACGATGCCGGCACTGGTGCGGTGCTTGACCAGCACCTCGACGTCGGTGCCCTCGGCCTGGAACGTCTCGGCCGGGCCGTGCAGGTCACGCTCGCAGTAGGGCGCGTGCTCGAGGAGCTGGCCGAAGCGCGAGAGGTAGCGCTTGGGCGGGTGGATGTGGCTGTTGGCCTCGATCGCGTAGAGCCGGGAGGCCTCGGCCGGCACCCAGCGGTGGTCGGTCGCGCGCGGGATCACCACGTAGTCGCCAGAGCGGTAGGGCAGGACGCCGAACACGGTCTCGACGGTGCCGCTGCCGGACTCGACGTAGACGCACTCGTCACCGATGGCGTTGCGGTACAGCGGCGAGGGCTCGGTGCCGGTGACGACGTAGGCGATGCGGACGTCGTTGTTGCCGAGGACCAGCCGGCGGCCCTCCACGGGGCAGCTTCCCGTGGTGTCGACACGGGCTCGTCCCTCGCCCTGCTCAACCACCGGGAAGAGGTCGTGCAGCTTGAGGTGGCGCGGCTTGAGCGGGTGGTTGGGGGTGCGGGCCTGGTCGCCGAGCTCCCAGACCTGGCTGTCGGTGATCGCGCTCGGGACGCCGCGGCGGTAGAGCAACGAGGAGTCGGACGAGAATCCCTCCTCGCCCATCAGCTCCTCGCGGAAGAGCTGCCCGTCCTCGTCGCGCAGCTGCGTGTGGCGCTGGCGCGGCAGCCGGCCCAGTGCTCGGTAGTAGGCCATCGGCGCGATCCAATCATCCGATTATCGAACATGTACGTCCGCTATCTGGTGGTTAGAGTAGACCCGTGACGCCCTCCCCCGCACCTGTCGATCCCGGACCCGTCGACCCCGGCGCCCCGGACTGGCCCGAGGAGTGGAGCGGCCTCGTCGACGATGCGGCCATCTTCCCGCCGGGCGACGCGCCGCTCCACGACGCGACCGCGGCGTACGGAGCCCGGCGCGAGGAGTGGTGGGCCGACCTCGTCGGCAGCTTCGTGCTCCGCGACACCGACCTGCCGCTGGTGCGCGGCTTCGTCGGCCCGCTCTCCGTGGTCGTCACCGGCGGCGCCGGCCAGCTCGCCGGTCCCCTGGGCGCGGCATCCCGGCTCGGGCTGCACGTGGCCGCCGTCGAGATCGTCGTCCGCGACGTCGACGACCCGGTGGGCAACGTCCGCCGCATCGACGCCGCCGCCCGCGACGCCGACCTGGACGTGCCCCTCTTCATCGAGCTCCCCGGCCCCGCGACCGCCGCCTGGCTCGCGGCCGCCGACGAGGTCGCGGCCTGCGACCACCGGCTCAAGCTGCGCCTGGGCCACGTCGACCACGACCTGGTGCCCGACTCCGCGACCGTCGCCGCCTGGATCGACGCCGCACTCGACCGCGAGACCGCGTTCAAGGCGACCGCCGGCCTGCACCGTGCCGTACGCCACGATCCCGAGGGCGGTGGCATGCACGGCTTCCTCAACGTGGCCGCCGCGACGACGGCGCTGTGGGACGGCGGCTCCGTGGAGGACGCGGCCGCCGTGCTCGAGCAGCGTGACGGCGCAGCACTGGCCGCGGACCTCGCCGACGGGGGCGTGGCCGCCGCCCGCCGCTGGTTCACCTCGTTCGGCTCGTGCTCGGTCCTCGAGCCCCGCGACGACCTGATCGCCCTCGGGCTCCTGCCCCACCGGAAGGACGCCTGATGAGCACCCCCGCCACGACCCCGACCAGCTGGGTCGAGGGAGCCGCCGGCTCCGGCTTCGACGTCGACCACCTGCCCTACGGCGTGGTGGCGCGGCCCGGCGAGCGACCGCGCGTCGCCGTCCGGATCGGCGACCAGGTCCTCGACCTCAGCGTCGTCGCAGCCGCCGACATGGTCGACACCCACGCCTTGTTCGACCAGCCGACGCTCAACGCGTTCATGGCCGCCGGCCCCGCGGTGTGGGACTCCACCCGCGCGTGGGTGCGCGGCCTGCTGACCGACGAGACCGAGCGCGACCTCGTCGAGCCCGCGCTGGCGCCGCTCGACTCGGTGACGATGCTGCTGCCCTTCACCGTCGGCGACTACGTCGACTTCTACGCCTCCGAGCACCACGCCTCCAACGTCGGCCACATGTTCCGGCCCGACGCCGAGCCGCTGCTGCCCAACTGGAAGCACCTTCCCGTCGGCTACCACGGCCGCTCCGGGACGGTGGTCGTCTCGGGCACCGACGTCGTGCGCCCGTGCGGGCAGCGGAAGGCGCCCGACGCCGACCTGCCGACGTACGGCCCCTCCCAGCGCCTCGACATCGAGGCCGAGCTCGGCTTCGTCGTCGGCGTGCCGTCGACGATGGGCGAGCGCGTCACCACGGCCGACTTCGCCCGGCACACGTTCGGCGTCGTCGGGCTCAACGACTGGTCGGCGCGTGACATCCAGGCCTGGGAGTACGTCCCGCTCGGCCCGTTCCTCGGCAAGTCGTTCGCCACCTCGATCAGCGCCTGGGTCACCCCGCTCGCGGCCCTCGCCGCGGCGTGGACCGACCTGCCCGGCCAGGACGACCCGGCGGTGCTCGACTACCTCCGCGTCGACCGCCCGGCCGGCCTCGACATCGAGGTGGAGGTCGTGCTCGACGGCG
It contains:
- the nemA gene encoding N-ethylmaleimide reductase, which gives rise to MASLFEPLSLGAVRTENRVLMAPLTRMRATVPGDVPNDLMREYYVQRASAGLLISEGTQVSPEGKGYMDTPGIHSDEQVAGWRRVTDAVHEAGGLIAAQLWHVGRVSHESFHDGALPVSASAGPYRNRTTVRGEDGRPTRVACPVPRPLDLDEIPRVVEDYRRATLNAREAGFDLVEIHGAHGYLLHQFLAADSNLRVDAYGGPLENRARLMLEVTDAVVDAWSADRVAVRISPIGSFNGTEDPEGAEAGLYVARELGRRGLAFLHLSEPDWAGGPELDDDYRRALREAHPGPIVGAGNYDLAKAQRLLDAGLVDAAAFGRSFIANPDLPRRLAEGLPLNPPRPESFYGGDAEGYTDYPEHGAA
- a CDS encoding ABC transporter transmembrane domain-containing protein yields the protein MQDFPPRTATFFSGQDDAPSPDPDTRTPAAFLRWVLGQQKALIALSSLCYALWFLPMTLGPWIFGRAVDDGIVGGSTAALLAWAALLLGVVVVGAVFGIVSHTLVVRTWLVGLYGALEMVTRKVVQMGHVLPRRSPTGEVLSVASSDSDEFGALTEILARSVGQLVSYLTVAFIVLTMSWQLGLLTLVAAPVLVGAALPLLRPLHRRQQLERSRTSDLTSLATDIVAGLRILRGIGGEQTFGANYDRQSQSAKQAGVAAGIWQAVVEAVGVLLSGVFLVALVWLGTRQVEAGTLTVGQLITFLGYGLFMVGPIRTFFEFAQKGVRSMVSARKAIAIFEQRPPWRGPADPVALDGTAALHDAASGLTVQPGILTVVVSAVPEQSSALADRLGRYLPADTEPVPEDGEDGTRGRAARRARAEKARERARIAALDEERAGRDWGVALGGVDLARADLADVRRQVLVSDTGSQLFAGTLQDAIDPHGRLSREQAEHALRVANAEDVYDALPEGWQGQLDERGRGLSGGQRQRVVLARAIAADPPVLVLVEPTSAVDAHTEARVAERVAETRRGRTTVVTTVSPLWLHHADRVVLLHDGTVVAEGRHADLLEVDDYRRVVARALDEEEAAR
- a CDS encoding ABC transporter ATP-binding protein; translation: MSTSHDLLATSAATWRDRAEDPPAIPHELRPPQGVGARERHRALWQRHALRRQRAEDVYAASRNPARGWPVSGNRAVLAFFGDLVRSRKRSFALLVALNALAAGSALVVPRLLGELVNRVQTQGAAVEGLDTLALVVVGVVLLQALFTFGAQRTSTHFGQDLLASAREYIVGTILRLPVGRVEGASTGDLVTRVTRDVGTMARSVQWGVPRLLISLLTVVLSVVAMLLNSLVLAVPALVVFALCAPAVRTYLTRAPKAYITEGATYSRINTTLTETVEGARTVEALGLSAARVRAGSDDIEVSAQAERYGMTLRNVLFAALNGAFQVPQVVTLLVGAYAYSRGWVDLGQITAAMLYVVALGEPLDAVIGEVDRLQVGAASTSRLLGIAEVPPDREPGDRLPDGVELVGEDLRFAYREGHDVLHGVDLRLRTGERLAVVGPSGSGKSTLGRLLSGINRPRTGSARVGGVDLVDLPLEVLRTEVALVTQEHHVFIGTVRDNIVLAREDSSDDAVREALRAVGSLAWVERLPDGLDTMIGSGRFALTPAQAQQVALARLIIADPHTLVLDEATSLIDPRTARTLEGSMNNLLEGRTVVAIAHRLHTAHDADRIAVVMDGLVVELGSHDELLEVDGEYAALWRAWTS
- a CDS encoding multidrug effflux MFS transporter, with product MTSAPGTRPARGTLALVPFVLALLSMIGPFSIDTPFPAFSQMGDALDVSAGELQLVVTAYMLAFAAMSVFHGPLSDAVGRKPVIVWSLAAYAVASAACAFAPTLEWLLVGRVVQGLAAGGSTIVSRTIIRDLFDGAEAQRLMSQVAVIFGLAPAIAPVVGGLLVQVGPWETVFWFMAALAVVLLAGTLALLPESHPPERRVPLRVGEIVAGLAAVVVVPAFHRMAWAGTLVFGAQFLYIGGAAIFVVDLLGEGELDFWKLFLPMIGAMVVGSVLSGRLGRLVTSSQLVSAGYAASAAGALLGVVVALTPAGEVLPWAATGIALVAFGNGLAFPNIQLLMLDLVPTRRGAVMSASSFVTLVFNAVSAAVLAPYAGRSVLGFAVAAAVCVLLGWACWGWHQHISRTSVPA
- a CDS encoding homogentisate 1,2-dioxygenase is translated as MAYYRALGRLPRQRHTQLRDEDGQLFREELMGEEGFSSDSSLLYRRGVPSAITDSQVWELGDQARTPNHPLKPRHLKLHDLFPVVEQGEGRARVDTTGSCPVEGRRLVLGNNDVRIAYVVTGTEPSPLYRNAIGDECVYVESGSGTVETVFGVLPYRSGDYVVIPRATDHRWVPAEASRLYAIEANSHIHPPKRYLSRFGQLLEHAPYCERDLHGPAETFQAEGTDVEVLVKHRTSAGIVGTRLTYATHPFDVVGWDGCLYPYTFNIEDYMPITGKVHQPPPVHQVFEGWNFVICNFLPRKVDYHELAIPVPYYHSNVDSDEVMFYVGGDYEARKGSGIGIGSISLHPGGHAHGPQPSAIEASLGVQYFEESAVMVDTFAPLELGEGGLAVEDPAYAWTWAGRGPNPSGPASDEDGGPAVFSNS
- the fahA gene encoding fumarylacetoacetase, coding for MSTPATTPTSWVEGAAGSGFDVDHLPYGVVARPGERPRVAVRIGDQVLDLSVVAAADMVDTHALFDQPTLNAFMAAGPAVWDSTRAWVRGLLTDETERDLVEPALAPLDSVTMLLPFTVGDYVDFYASEHHASNVGHMFRPDAEPLLPNWKHLPVGYHGRSGTVVVSGTDVVRPCGQRKAPDADLPTYGPSQRLDIEAELGFVVGVPSTMGERVTTADFARHTFGVVGLNDWSARDIQAWEYVPLGPFLGKSFATSISAWVTPLAALAAAWTDLPGQDDPAVLDYLRVDRPAGLDIEVEVVLDGEVVARPPYRTMYWSPAQMLAHTTVNGASVRTGDLWGSGTVSGPERDQRGSLLELSWGGKEPFTAAGRERTFLEDGDEVTLRYSAPGTGGGRISLGEVTGRILPAR